ATAACCTAGTTCTCATTgttatcaagtatgaacaaagtGAAAATGGCAGCAACGTTAACTCGCAATTGTTGTTAATGGAAAGGCTTCTAAAGATATATTTGGCCTTTCAAATGTTACGTACCATTTGAAAACCAGTATCTGCATCAATGAGCAACATGACAGCGTCAGCATATTTTGCAGCATCAAGCATACCATTAATGTTATTCGGACACTCCACAAACTGTATCCGTCTTTGCTTCCCTAACAAAAAACCAGAACACATAATGAGACCATGAAACCGAACCAATCTGTCTAAGAAGTAAGAAACAATTAAAATAAGTATACCTGATATGATAGTAACTGGGCCTTGCATGTATAATTTATTAACATTTTTCTTGGTGTAACGCTTCACTAGTGATCTAATCAACCGGGACTTTCCAACCTAGAACAGAATAAAATAATTAGAATCACACTAAACAGGGAAAATTAATGTCtatcatgaactttaatagtaGGTAAAATTACCTTGGGAGGTCCATGGACAACAATAACATATGGAGGTTCTTCTAGTTTCATGGTAAGATCAACAGCAGCTGTATCTTTCTGCTCAGATGTAGTTCGAAAAATTGTAAGTTACTTGAATTCAATGGGCACAATAAATTGTACAACTAACTTTACCATAGTTAAATGAGAATGAATATTAACCTGCATATATCCAATCTTCTCTTCCACAGGACTGATACCTTCAACGAGAATAGGATGATAAGGAACATAATTTTCAACAATCTCGAAAGGAATGTCTCGGACCTCCAACCTTAGATAAGTCCCTGGTCTGAAACTCTCGCCTTCATCAAGCTTTTTTtctgaaattaaaaaaataaacagaAGAAGAATTGTAAAAATAATACAAAGATCACTAGAAATATCCATAGAAACACGTGTTTAGCAAGAAATTAATGTTTCTACACTCAGACAATCATACTACAAACATTGTGTAGAAAAGAAACGCATCCCGTTATTAAATTGAGTAAATGGAGCTGTGATATCACCTTCCCGAGATCTCTTCTTTTTGGAACCAGCCGGAAAAGGGCAAGGATCGGCTAAGCTTGTTACACTAAATAGATGGAAATTACCAACACCAGCAATGTGCACCTGATATAATAAACCCCAAGTCAGTTTGCCTACGGGTGAAACGATATTCAAGTAATACTCATGGTGGAAGAAGTGAACACAGAATAAAATGGAACAAGCCTTTATAGAGCAAAGAGAGCTAATTGTGTTTACAAGAAACAATTACTGTTCAGGACTCTGAGAACATCCCCTTGCTTTTCCACATAGAGAAAGGCACAGATAATTTTCATTGGAGCTAAGCTTGAAGTTCAGACATATAATGTAATAGTAATACTTGtagaaaaaagcaaaaaaaaacaccaaaacagTCACCGAGAATTTATATCGCATTCAAAACTTTTGCACTGGTGAAAATATTAAGGCATCTGAAAGCCAACGTACACCAAGACTGTTGAGTTACATCTTGCATAAATACAGAACTATGAGAAAAGAAGAAATCAGATAATATTGGAATCATGGATACACGGCAGGAATCTTGACTTTGAACTATAACGAACAAAGAAAATGGACCACGGCCACTTAGCTTCAAATTTCACGAGTCTTTGTAAATGTTAATGAGCTCTAagagttaacaaaatttctagaaatAGTCCTTACTTTTTCCTATTTTTAACAAATCTGCACAAGTTTATAAATATGAAGAGTGGTAGACTAAATATAAGATGGATTTGAACTATTTTAAATCATGCAAAATAACGAGCAATATATGTGATTTCAGAGTATGTGATAACAAATGTATATGCGCTTATTAACAAACCAAAGGATGTATTTACAAAGGTAGTCCCTAGTTCCAAAAGGCATCAATTAGCATCCCTAACACAAATACCTTAGCTCCTTTCTTGATATCACAACCTCGGAGATAACCATGCAAAACAATGTCTCTATTGCATCTGTTATCCGTGTGCACTCGAGTTACATCTTCAAAGTGTTCTGCTAACACATATGGTTGTGCAGCTTGCCATGACAAAGGATGGAAATCCATAGCCGATATGAAGCTTGCCAGCTGGCGGATTTCATGCTCCGGATACCTGTTAGAATAGATTAAGAAACCGTGACGGACTATACTCTTACTAGTTTACTTTGAGTGAGTCCCTTGAATTTCACAAACTGGTAAAAGAGAACAAGAAGCTATTTTTGGCATATTGAATCTTAACAAACTTACATCCCATGATCGAGCCCAGATAAACAGAATACTGTTGCTCCTTCACATATTTCAATGCTGAAATGATTCATGAGGTGTTCTTTGGTTTCAAATAGGTCGCATTTATCAATAGATGTCAGCACCCCCATAACCTTGGGCATGCCATGAACTCGTAAGACGTTAACAAACTCAAATGTCTCCTGAAATCAGCAAAAGCCTCTTGCAATAAGAAATTAAAACTATATTCTAACTTGCTTCTTTTAAAACTGATGTTAGGCACAAAGCATTGTTACCTGAAAGGTAATCGAAAAAACATTGTGAGATTCCAAATGTAATTACTCACCATTTCAAACCCAACATATGCATTTATGAGGAATATTACAGCGTCAGCATACTTTGCAGCATCACGCATACCATTAACATTATTGGGACACTCCACAAACTGTATTCGCCTTCTCTTCCCTGacacaaaataaaaaacacaagTTAAACCATGACACCAATTTCTCTAAGAAAAATTAATCAATGTACCTGTTATGATGGTAATGGGCCCTCGCAAGTTCAGTAAATCACGATCCTCGGTGTAATGATCTACTAGTGACCTAATGAACAGGTGCTTCTCCTTCCCAACCTAGtagaaaagaaaacaacaattagAAGCAGTGAACGGGGCAAAATTAATGTGAATGACCAATGAACTTTAAAATTACCTTGGGAGGTCCATGGACAACAATAACATACGGTGgtcgttcttcttcttttaaCATAAAATCAGGTCTATCAACTTCCATCTGCTCATCGCTAGTTGCTGCTTCTGTACTGTTGTCGGCGGTGGTGGTGTTTTTATATACTTTGACATGATTCGGACCACATAGAACAATTTGCTGCTtgctcgaagaagaagaagaagcaaacgCCATTTTTCTTTTACAATTGAAAACCTAGATAGAAACACACAATTCGGAATTACGCATCAGATATATCGACCTTGGGCGACCCGACGGGATCCTAACCCGGATCCATTTAACCCTCAAACTGAGGGGCATTTGGcaatgtgaaaactacagggaaacccattctcccagatcttttcactgtgaaacccacgctcccAAAACTAAAGGCGCGCACCAATtttttggaagaaaattattctcagacccataatttataaaattcggttgtcgttcttttttcttcttcatcatcttcaattcttTTTAACTCAGATAAGGAAATCGAAGAATTTAGACAACGAAGATTCGAGGGAGAGTTTGCTACTATGATTTTGGTTGAATCAAAGAAGAAACTGAGATTGGGGTTTTTTCAATCAGATGGAAGGTTGTTGTTCaagaagaggaaaggggatctgtGAGATTTTGAAATCAAAGCAGATGAGAAGAAATTGCTGATTTTGAATTGCGAAAAATGGGTTGTAGTCTGTGTGTTGATTGGAAAGGAAGAGGAATTCGAAGGTGGGTCTGTGATGTTGAGAAGATTTAAGAACTTGGGTTTGTCTTTGATTCCAAGATGGCAGCAGATGGTTTCGAAATTGTGATGTGAGTTCAATACAGGAAGATGCAGAAATTGGTTGGTTGATTCAGAAGTTTGACAGTGGTTCCGTCGTCGTATGTGAAGGTATCAATAGAAGGTATAAGAGATGGAAGTTTTGGCCGATGGAGATAAGGAAGAAAACGAGTTGCTGCCATCGATTTGGGTGAGTAATGGAGGAGGTTAAGACAAGGAATGTGAAGcggagaagaaaatgaagatgtgtTTTTATCGAATTTGGCTTCACAACAAGAATTGATAGTGAACAGTTTCAGAAGTTATATCAGCCAGGGAAGAGAggcaagttgttgttgttgttaacttcagtgaataaagtgcattttgatgaatgtttgaggTTTATGTGAATGTTTAGGACAGTGGGTTTGTCTCTAATCCACATTTTCTGGTAAGAAATTGATTCTGGTAGTTTCCAAGATGCATCCATTACACAATCCGTCACCAACTCAAAACTGCACACAAGGTGCTTGGCTAAATGCCTGAATGACCAGCCAGTTCTTGTTGCCACCTTTTAACTATAGAGTGGCGAGTCTTTGCACAGGTTTTGGAGAGGATTTAAAGTGGTGTCCGAGTCCGTTTAGAAGATTACAGTTGAGCTGGATTCAAGAACGAGTTGCTTATGAATACATGAGTATTTGGCTCTGGAATTTGACgagaaaacaaggaagaaaggtgGGTCAGTTTGCCATATTTTCTTGACCCTGTAACAAAGGTTTGCTGCCGGTTTCAATGGGTTCATTGGTTGTTTTTCAAGGGGCAGTGGAAAATAGTTGTTGTGGATGCTTTTATTTTGTTGCTTTTTTCAGAATTGTTATGGTACTTTATAGTTTTAcgtcttgtttgtttgcagctgactcggcgtctggatctgagtcaacctctgactcgggccgagtcagcagtcagaccgtttgttttgcattttaagtcagatctgactcgacctatgactcagacataacccctgactcggatcCATTTGAGTCagataacaaaatacccctgactcacgggaccaaaccactcactcacgttttttgagtcagatgagtcagatctggctcaaaacaaacatattgagtcagatccagatgagtcaggtgatttcactcagatccagatgactcagatccagacgactcagatgagtcaggagcaAACAAACATAGTGTTAGTTGTTTTTGAgaggtgttggtgttgttggttgggAAGCCACATATGTATTTGGTCATATTGGTGTTGATGTttggtcataatggttgaataatttgttatgcagctacgaaaatggttgcataacctgttatgcatctacaaaagttgttgcataacttgttatgcagtccagaaaacggttgcataacacgttatgcagctacttttttcttagtattgaaaccaacaaaaaataaggttgcataacttgtcatgcacctacaataatatctacataacatgttatgcagtcgtgaaaatagatgcataacctgttatgcatccgaaaatatgactgcataatgcattatgcatcgataaaattgttgcacaatcttttatgcatcgagaaaataaatgcataatcttatatgcatctttaaatatggatgcatactgcattatgcatcaatttttttttatgtacgcactaaaatcaaccaaaacaatgcataactttgttatccaaatgcataatttgttatgcagtggagaaaatggttgcataattcgttatgcatctgcagaatgtgttatgcatcttttttggtggctgcataatggttatgtatcaaggtTTCGAAAATTttacctaaaatgatgatcacctctgattttttcgtgattttttttttgatattcttgtttgtactcgttgtgtaactctcttaaaaagatttccaacgatataaaatttgtaaaattccaaggcgcggatttttagatatgttatatccaagttgcattgccaattatacccctgatgcataacctgtcatgcggatgcataattcATGATGCGTACATTTTTAACAATTtcttataattatgggtgtcacggaaataattatgggtgtcacaatacctaaaattaattgtgggcttgacaatgagaatattatttttcttgggtctccccctaattttccctttGGCAATTCGATCTGGCCCATCCACTTATTTtgcaagaacgattttttgggaccatggtttttttgggggaccatggttttattttgggtaaagacattagaagtaaatctaggtcaccccttatctggatctttatattaatacctaaattaccctcctgattaattttgggtgatgataagttagtgttaataatagttagtgtaatgattagtgagatgattaagttaaagataattagtgagattaaaaaatcagatggttttttttttttaaagaagtagaattattgagagagtaaagttagagaagatgaagaaggaaaacatgaaaaacgatggattttaccaaccacaaccggaggaatggtatttggatacccaggtgtgcttcaaacttagataatgttgattgaattgctccaaactttcaaataaaatgaaaaattttatgtagatttgagtcagttcggttaccatatgtcaagaacatgtaaccgaacacacctgaaagtgtagttcggttacgttttccaaacacgcaggttactgaactcgctcgttaatggaggttttggtcgtacagtgtaatgttcggttacctaggataaaatggtaggtaaccgaactttgaacttaacaatttatttgggtacatcttgtgtgttcggttagttcgcaaattTCAACgtaaccaagttcccaaccgaactgcaggttaaaagtaacctagtgttagaagttcgattggttcgcaaactttaacatattttgcgaatcaaccgaactgggcttatatatgcatatatgcaattaggaaaacattcggttactacgaaatttatttcttggcgaattaggtagagttcggttacgaagtttcaaaggtagagttcgattacaaagaaaacttaacatttttgcgaacgaaccgaacttgtggacttctcattattttcgtaaactaaagttcggtgatatccttattttgcgaaggaaccgaacttatggacttctgttgttctaatacaaggagttcggttaaaagtattttttgcgaatcaaccgaactccattggctaagttcggttactttgtagttttaaaaaattttgcgaaaaaaccgaactctattggctaagttcggtattttggaactcaagatagtggccacaacaacacagttcggttaaaatggatttgttttttttcggttctaagggtggagttcggttactttgtagttttaaatttttttgcgaaacaaccgaacagagagttcggtgacttagttttaaatccaatagaaccgaactgttcttcgtgttcttcattttcaagaagttcggttagtaaactaggattttttggaaaatcggcctaaccaaacatggctctgtaactctactaaaaccctattttgacaAGTGTTTAGAGGACCACTTTCagtaattagttctcttaatttccttaattttctcaaaaaagaaactggcctattaaaaagtaacggagggagtataccTTAGAAATTGACCCTGTGGAGTCGAATTTTTTAAATAACTAGTGGTAATATTACAAGGATTCTGCTTAAGGTATTCACCAGCAGGAAATAAAGAAAGAAACTGCTGCCAGAAAGTAAACTTTTGAAAGTAGACGAGAAGAACGCCATTTGGTTCATAAAGCTAAGAAAAAAGTAAAGAGAGACCGATTTTTGCCAACCAAGACACCAGGCTTTCCAATTTTTGGTGAAAACATTTACAAATAATCAACAACACCAGAGGGCAGTTTTGATTTCCCACAATTGACATTCATGACCAACCACATGTACCTCAGCAAGCAGTAGCTTCACTTTCTACCTTTCCCAGCACGTGGTGGTTTTCCTTTCACCTCAGATTCCTGACCATCATAGATATTTTAGCCTCAAAAAGGAAAGTAATAAGATCTATGTAAAGAAACCTTTCGATGACAACTTAgaacagaaagaagaagaagaagaaaagtaccCGTGGTAGGTGGAGGAAAATTCTCGGCTTTGAAGTTTTACGATTTTTCGCATTCTTGCTCCAGTCATAGCACACCTATATCTTACAcatagaaaaaaaatgaaactcaGACCATAATCTACCACTTCTAACATATCAACAATATGACGAATAATAGATAACTAAAACAGTGTCCATAACCTACTCCAAAGACGGGACATGTAAGAATTAAACTAAACGAAAATCCAAGACTTTATCAAGTAATGCTTTAAGTCGCTTACCGCATAAGCATATATAAGGCCGTCACTGGTGAATGCGCTGCAAGTAATAGGATTGTTGCACCTAGACATGGCCTGGAGAAGTAGATAGGATGTAATCAGCTAAACATATGCAATAACATTCAGGAACACAAAAACGCATTCCTAAACACCCTCACAAGACATATAATTTAGATGGATGAAAAATCCACAAGATATATTTGTCAACACTTTCCCTTGCTGCTTGAATCGAGCTCCCTAAGAAAACTTTAGCCAATCTTATGGAAGATTAGGATGAATTAGGTATTGATCCAACAAAATATTAACGCGTCAATATTGTAGATAAGAGGATCAATCGACTTTGGGCACCACTTAGTTGCACCTCTTAATGGATGCAGCAACAGTTTCAAAGCAGATAGTGATAATGAAACGGCTGCTGACCTTTTTAGGAGGTAGCTGTCTAACATGATATTGTTCAGTTTTCTGCATACACCTAGGTTGATTACACCCATTTTAACTCTCCGCCAATAAGAGACACCTTCCTTTTATAGCATAATTTTTCCTAAAACTCTCTTAACTGTAGCAGTAACAAACTACTTCAACTTTGAAGCTTTCAGGTTGATAGAACGAAAACATATGGAAACCAGCAAAGAACTATATAATACTAGATGTTACGTGCACAAATTTCCAATATGACAACATAAGATCAGAGTAATGAAAACATAAAGACAGTTAGACACACCTTAAGTCTCAGTTTGCTATCCTTGTCCCAAAAATTAAAGGCACCATCTGATCCAGCTGATGCGAAAGTGTGATAAACCTGCAATAACCACATAACTTTATCAGAAAAAACGTGAAAAGTGATGAAACCCATCCTGCTATAGCGCAGTATAGTAATTAATTGTATCTCACAAACCACAATAAACAAAGAAACTTAAGAAACTATACCAACAAAATTGCTAAGTGCTAACAGATGGCACCCCAAGTATCTTACAGGATGAAAATTCAACGAGTTGACTGAGTACACCTTCTCCCCCTCTCGGTGGCAATCGAAGCTGAAGTGTTTCTCTTGCTGAGAATCATCCAGATGATAGACACCAACTCTGCCCTCAATCGAGCCAACCTATATACGAGATCAGTTAGTCAGGAAACATAAAAGAACTTCATCAAAGACAAATGGAGGATAAGAAagtagaaaaaaatcaaaatcatcttCACCAAGCTCAGAAATTAAggaatgaggaagaagataaCAAGAAGGGGAaatgactttttttttccttttcatatGTGATAATTTCAGGCAGTGAAGGTATAACTCATGCAACAGATAATCGGAACCGAATCAAAGAACGCACGAAGTAAAACTAAGAACATATTCGAATGTTACTATTTGACTAACTACGTCAACGAGATCCAGTGACAGTGAAGAAAACTAACGAAAACAAAAGCCCAATACTCACCAGAAAACCTTTGTTATCTGGAAACAAAGCAACACATCTAGTTTGACACATCAAGGGCGACTGCATTCTCTTATACTCCACCTGTTAATATAATATTACAGTTGAAAATTTGAGTATCTAAAGTACTAAATAAGAAAGCATCAATATTAAGCTAAAAAAGAAACTTTCAGAATCAGTGGATAACTTTACCTGAGGTTTAGTCAGGTCAAAAACAATCAAATTTTCATCAGCTGTTCCAACAACCATCAAAGGATAATTTACAGATAGGGCGTAACAACGTTCTGGGAGCTGTTGTGTAAGGACCGCAGTCGGCTGCCTAAGATCCCAGTACCTGAACCAATTAAGCAGAAATCTTAAGACACACATAATTCAAGTAAAAAAGGGTGTCATCCTAatcttatactccctccgttactttttaataggccggACAAATAGTCTGACAAACATATGATGAAACTTAAAGAGATTAGTGAGATTAATCATTACCTGAGAGTCTTATCCCAGCTTCCTGTAGCCAAAAGTTTCGTATCTGGTATCCAAGCAATTTCTTTAACAGGTTCATCGTGCTCCCCAACAGTGGCAGATTCATTAGACTTGTATGACCACATCTTCACCTGTTTATCACACCCTCCCCAGAAAATAGTATCGCCATCGTCGATCCAAGCGGAACACAAAACCTAAGACATATCAAATTTGATGCATTAAAACAACattttaaacctaaaaacaagcaAGCAGCATTTCAAAAatctataaaaagaaagagtggaGATGTTGTTGTTACCGGCTGGTCGTTATCTATTGATTTCACCAACCGACTTGTTGCTGTTTCAGGTCCTGATTTTCCCCAACTCAATCCTATTTGCCAACACTTGACCTGTATAATTTTAATCAACACACTCCAAATTTGAGTAATCATTCAAGGAAACCACAGACACAAACAAAGTTAGATTTTATAGGTGGTAATCGGAATCAAAGCGAACCGTTTTATCCCAAGAAGTTGCAGCAAGACGCTTGAAATTAGGACTAAAACAAAGACTAGATATATAATCATCGGGTGGTTGAACAACCTACAACAAGAAAAATCAAACACGCAGGATCAGGAACTCATTATttctcgtgcatgcctcatttTTTTGGGGGAACTAATAAAATTTACCTCAAACGAGTTATTAGGGTTTGGATTGGCAAGTCCTTCACTCATTGAACTTGTTTCCATCCTCGTAACAAAATCCTAAAAACAAACAAAGCGATCGATCTTCTCTTCCTGCCGCCTATGGGGTAACCCTAACTTCGAAGGTGTGACAAATGAAAATGCCTTTCAAACTTCTCGGACTGCATTGTATCTGTATCGTATCGGTTGATTTTGCCCTCTTGGTTCCACGTGTCTCTCTGTGGCTCCATGTCagtacaattttttattttccgtTGGGCCTCGAGTAAATTGGATGGTGTGCCGTCGAAGAATAGTTTCTCGATATAAACAcaggaaacctattttgaggcatactcatccattatattTATCTAggatgggtttataaggggtgtctaaagataGTGTAATTACCAATGCTAGATGTCGCGCCCGTGCAATATTGTTGAGAAAAGTATACTTTGGTGTTCAGATGACTAAATGGTACATACTTCACATCTTTGCCTATAAATATATGATGGGAACTGGGAAGTATTTTTACATGATGGGAAGTAAGGTTTGTCAGTGGTCAATCATAAAATGGATTTGGCTTACACAGTAGGACATACAAACACATGATTATAGTTGGTGATTTATTATACAGtctaagaagaaaatgaaaatcaaaaTACATTTCTAAATAGACGCTTCTAAGTCAAGTACTAAAAGATTATCCCGACTTCAAAGACAATATAGGAAATACATTGCAGCAACTTATATATTTATATTAGACGGAAAATTACACCTTCACAAATCTACCAGTCGATGTGCATGTACATCCTCACACAGTATAAAAAATTCCTATACACAAACTACAGGCTTGGGGTGATCAGCAGGTGACGGAGCACTCTTTCTGGTTACAGCCTGATCCTTTCTGGTTCATACTGTTGTTGTCTTAGCAGGTGAGGGAGTATTCTTTTCTGATTTTGACCACTTGTATTGGGGAAGTTGGGAGAAGTTGATGACGTATTAACAGGAATCATCAGCGAATGAGTTACAGCATATGTGTGTTGAAAATGACCACCGCGAATTAAAGTTTGCCCCTCACCAAGCCGTTGTTGTAGCCTAAATGCATAATATTTGCTGCCGTTTCATCAACACACCATCTTTACATATTTTCACGTTCTTGTATGCAGTTTCCATGGTATAACCATCTTCTCCATAGGGGAATTGCATTGGCATATAACATGGATGTATTTCATTGATTCTAGTATAACCATTGTTCTTATGTTCAACAATAATGTCCCTGTATACATCATCATCAGTAGGATTTTGTACTATCAAAGCTGCCACTTATGAACACGTTGGTAGATTTTACTGCCTAGCATCTCTTTCTTGTCGTCTAGACACATCTCCCAAAAAACACATCTCCCACAACTTCTTGTCTGATTTTAGACAGCTGCAAAACAAAATTCAGTTGGTTTGAGCAATCACAGAAGAAAAAACAACCGAGGTAgcatataagaagaaactaattGATACGGGACTCACCAAATCAACCTCAACCAATGGTTCGAAAATCAGTCACAAATAGCTGTATCTGATCCCCTTATCCGTTATCAACAGTaaaaaacatttaaaaaaacACTAATTGATACCTTGCTATCTATGGAAAAAGCTAAACTAAGTATACAACTATAAGTACCAAAACTTAGAAGACATAATGGAGAGGAAACCCATAGATGCCATTCGCAAGAGAGAGTGGGGAGCGAGAGCCCAATATGCAGCAGCAACAGCTACAATTTCAAGTCAATCAATTAAAATCATATCAAGAGAGTGGGAGGCGAGAGCCAAATAAGCACCAGATGGAAGCAGACATGAGTAATCTCCTTATTTTCTTCAGATGTACATTGAACAACTACTTGTTCAATTAATCTATGTTTCCAATTTTGTTACCATCGATCTGGGGTAGTTTTCCACTGTAGTGACCAAATGCAAATACAATTTCCTCAATCTTATGTAAGCAGTATTTAGATTTTTCCAATGCCAACCATACTGGCCATGCAAATGATAACGAATCTTATGTAAGCAGTGTTTAGATTTTTCCGATGCCAACCATACTGACCATGCAAATGATGACGAATTTGATAACATTTTAGAATCTAAGATATGAACTTACGaacttggtgtgcttgggaacgacacacaaaagacttgcaagtatacaaagccaagttttagtatagagagtaagcaagggattagtccgcagggagtgggagcatacaagaaattttcctaagctagcaatggagacaaggcactatggcagtgagcaaggaaaagtaatatggcaattgcaaagaaccaaaacagttaacaaagcaaagatgacaaaacagcatggaaccaaggctgtgagccaagggcaggggcgagtttgtgcactgatttcaatgcacaacaggcttcaaaatacaagaaataaacagcaagatagctaagaaatttagttgagcagggagcaaaataagactgaaattgtaagtgactgaaataaggtattgtggtctaagctaaggcttagagtccacctttgtgtcctagccaaacaatgtgatcctaggttgagttgaatatcctatgcatacatctagaatgggaggaaaaataatttgctcactagtttgcccctagtattgactgtcttttgacagaacaatcaatcacagacactatgagcattagtctcttcccattgctcaatcaaaacaatgcactaaggctctaacctagcattccactatcagacagtgcactgaggtttcatctaaacctca
This is a stretch of genomic DNA from Papaver somniferum cultivar HN1 chromosome 1, ASM357369v1, whole genome shotgun sequence. It encodes these proteins:
- the LOC113335238 gene encoding protein RAE1-like; translated protein: METSSMSEGLANPNPNNSFEVVQPPDDYISSLCFSPNFKRLAATSWDKTVKCWQIGLSWGKSGPETATSRLVKSIDNDQPVLCSAWIDDGDTIFWGGCDKQVKMWSYKSNESATVGEHDEPVKEIAWIPDTKLLATGSWDKTLRYWDLRQPTAVLTQQLPERCYALSVNYPLMVVGTADENLIVFDLTKPQVEYKRMQSPLMCQTRCVALFPDNKGFLVGSIEGRVGVYHLDDSQQEKHFSFDCHREGEKVYSVNSLNFHPVYHTFASAGSDGAFNFWDKDSKLRLKAMSRCNNPITCSAFTSDGLIYAYAVCYDWSKNAKNRKTSKPRIFLHLPRESEVKGKPPRAGKGRK